A DNA window from Streptomyces canus contains the following coding sequences:
- a CDS encoding helix-hairpin-helix domain-containing protein: MSTEPEPTEKTEPGTRGAAPGPEGTGEAPGRATDGVAVSAGGGEEGATGGSDTGADGSARDSVAESGDAGAGDSTRTGEGADGASGGGDGSGAAGGEAGEGVSDGPVGGEEAEADAGEGGDSAGVDADGAGKAQLSEAEAELAAQRLERERIARRKAEKQRPLDSGAKLSGKAADLLAAVRAVESGAKPVAAVFSEPEPPRRPAQEPVRPRPVSAEATGAGGVGGPAPETVEAVQRVLAEGGAPKALAPQVAAVLGEGAAEELRADPWQLLRVTGVRPEQADGFARELLGAECAPDDERRGRAVTVWLLEQAALAGHTALEMPALTAALAQRGVPDADAAVQSTIAEAEALVFQDALDPAAPEPAEDDEEGVELPVRILVGLERYALAEESLADGLARLINSVPKEDGSAEDWERAAASAKGSAAELIRAVAAGGLVLHTGGQASLTEPAALLTAARGLGLRAWAATHSPLGRDRFSALLQGDRPIAAGADGAARQDDTADAGPHRQGGGTRDASVPQDDFAPAAGAAPGIPTGSAPSDGTPHAQPHTGSPGGTRPVATVAGLLSGAEGPGRDGDGALDLDLLVVLDAPQLDVETAALLVESLPDGARLVLGGDPAVLWSAGPGRVFADLLAARICPQVASRRPDPGPLGELVSGIGIGELNQVEAPGKEVVIVPVRDAGEAVYRTVQLVADSVPRALGVPAEETQVITPGHGGAAGTRALNAALKERLNPGPGRFGGFDPGDRVAYSPAPGRTLPGRVVGADADGLHLTCAGEPVVVPKERVEQSVRHGWALTAHQAVGCRWPAVVAVLPGDATQALSRPWVYTAFGRADRHLSVVQGAEQALPRAVAEIPAKPRTTRLPVLLRTQTPTAA; encoded by the coding sequence GTGAGCACGGAGCCGGAGCCCACGGAGAAGACCGAGCCGGGGACGCGGGGCGCCGCACCGGGGCCGGAGGGCACCGGGGAAGCGCCGGGCCGGGCGACGGACGGCGTCGCGGTGAGCGCCGGGGGCGGCGAAGAAGGGGCGACCGGGGGGTCGGACACCGGTGCCGACGGATCAGCGCGAGACTCCGTGGCGGAGAGCGGTGACGCGGGGGCGGGCGACAGCACCCGGACCGGTGAGGGCGCCGACGGGGCTTCTGGGGGTGGCGATGGGTCGGGGGCGGCCGGGGGCGAGGCCGGTGAAGGCGTGAGTGACGGGCCTGTCGGCGGCGAGGAAGCGGAGGCCGACGCGGGCGAGGGCGGCGACTCCGCCGGCGTTGATGCGGACGGGGCGGGCAAGGCGCAGTTGTCCGAGGCCGAGGCCGAGTTGGCGGCCCAGCGGCTCGAGCGGGAGCGGATCGCACGGCGGAAGGCCGAGAAGCAGCGGCCCCTCGACAGTGGTGCCAAGCTCAGCGGGAAGGCGGCCGATCTCCTCGCTGCCGTACGGGCGGTGGAGAGCGGGGCGAAGCCCGTGGCCGCCGTCTTCAGCGAGCCCGAGCCGCCGCGTCGGCCCGCCCAGGAGCCGGTGCGGCCCCGGCCGGTGTCGGCGGAGGCGACCGGGGCCGGCGGTGTCGGCGGACCCGCGCCGGAGACCGTGGAGGCCGTACAGCGTGTGCTGGCCGAGGGCGGGGCGCCCAAGGCCCTCGCGCCGCAGGTCGCCGCGGTCCTCGGAGAAGGGGCCGCCGAGGAGCTGCGGGCGGATCCCTGGCAGTTGCTGCGGGTCACGGGCGTACGGCCCGAGCAGGCCGACGGGTTCGCGCGGGAGCTGCTCGGCGCGGAGTGCGCGCCGGACGACGAGCGGCGGGGGCGGGCGGTCACCGTCTGGCTCCTGGAGCAGGCGGCGCTCGCCGGGCACACCGCGCTGGAGATGCCGGCGCTCACCGCCGCACTGGCCCAGCGGGGCGTGCCGGACGCCGACGCGGCCGTACAGAGCACGATCGCCGAGGCCGAGGCCCTGGTCTTCCAGGACGCGCTCGACCCGGCGGCCCCGGAACCCGCGGAGGACGACGAGGAGGGCGTGGAGCTGCCGGTCCGGATCCTGGTCGGGCTCGAGCGTTACGCCCTCGCGGAGGAGAGCCTCGCCGACGGTCTGGCCCGGCTGATCAACTCCGTGCCCAAGGAGGACGGTTCGGCCGAGGACTGGGAGCGTGCCGCCGCGTCGGCCAAGGGTTCGGCCGCCGAGCTGATCCGCGCGGTCGCGGCGGGCGGTCTGGTCCTGCACACCGGCGGCCAGGCGTCCCTGACGGAACCCGCGGCGCTGCTGACAGCAGCGCGAGGGCTGGGGCTGCGGGCATGGGCGGCCACGCACAGCCCACTGGGCCGCGACCGCTTCAGCGCCCTGCTCCAAGGCGACCGGCCGATCGCCGCCGGCGCGGACGGGGCCGCGCGGCAGGACGACACCGCAGACGCCGGCCCCCACCGGCAGGGCGGCGGTACACGCGACGCCTCCGTCCCCCAGGACGACTTCGCCCCGGCGGCAGGGGCGGCACCCGGCATCCCGACCGGCTCCGCGCCCTCGGACGGCACCCCGCACGCACAACCCCACACCGGCTCCCCGGGCGGCACCCGGCCCGTCGCGACCGTCGCCGGGCTCCTCTCCGGTGCTGAAGGACCCGGTCGGGATGGAGACGGGGCGCTCGATCTCGACCTGCTCGTGGTGCTCGACGCGCCTCAGCTGGACGTCGAGACGGCCGCGCTGCTCGTGGAGTCGCTGCCGGACGGGGCGCGCCTGGTGCTGGGCGGAGATCCGGCCGTGCTGTGGTCGGCGGGGCCCGGACGGGTGTTCGCGGATCTGCTCGCCGCGCGGATCTGTCCGCAGGTCGCCTCGCGAAGGCCGGACCCCGGCCCCCTGGGCGAGCTGGTCTCCGGTATCGGCATCGGTGAGCTGAACCAGGTCGAGGCCCCCGGCAAGGAGGTCGTGATCGTGCCGGTGCGGGACGCGGGCGAGGCCGTGTACCGGACCGTGCAGTTGGTCGCGGACTCGGTGCCCCGGGCGCTCGGGGTGCCCGCCGAGGAGACACAGGTGATCACACCGGGCCACGGCGGCGCCGCCGGCACCCGCGCCCTCAATGCGGCCCTGAAGGAGCGCCTCAACCCCGGCCCCGGCCGCTTCGGCGGGTTCGACCCCGGTGACCGCGTCGCCTACTCCCCCGCACCGGGCCGTACGCTCCCGGGCCGCGTGGTCGGGGCCGACGCGGACGGCCTGCACCTGACCTGCGCAGGCGAGCCCGTCGTCGTACCGAAGGAGCGCGTGGAGCAGTCCGTACGTCACGGCTGGGCCCTGACCGCACACCAGGCGGTGGGTTGCCGCTGGCCCGCGGTGGTCGCGGTACTGCCCGGCGACGCCACCCAGGCCCTGTCCCGCCCCTGGGTCTACACGGCGTTCGGCAGGGCGGATCGCCACCTGTCCGTGGTCCAGGGCGCGGAACAGGCCCTCCCGAGGGCGGTGGCCGAGATCCCGGCCAAGCCGCGAACGACTCGGCTGCCCGTCCTCCTCAGGACACAGACACCGACGGCCGCCTGA
- a CDS encoding DUF5703 family protein codes for MPEYEFVDVYVPRGVSRKDATRLLTDHAEYGHWELDRLSLMRDGSRRVRLRRRIIRQVRATW; via the coding sequence ATGCCGGAATACGAATTTGTCGACGTGTACGTACCGCGGGGGGTCTCCCGCAAGGACGCCACACGTCTGCTGACGGACCATGCCGAGTACGGACACTGGGAGTTGGACCGACTGAGCCTGATGCGCGATGGCAGCCGCAGGGTGCGGTTGCGCCGGCGGATCATCCGCCAGGTGCGTGCCACGTGGTGA
- a CDS encoding chaplin: MRQVTRKSLMTVAAATGVIAAAGGAAHADSGASGSSANSPGVLSGNTVSVPVHVPVNVCGNTVDVVGVLNPAMGNSCGKGGGAGAQDGGHQGHGDGGHGDSDSAGSEGSHAGGHTGGSPGVGSGNHVEAPIDVPVNVCGNSVDLIGVGNPAMDDDCGNGSGGGRHTPPGGHQTPPGSPEQPGNPGNPGDPGHPGNPVEPGHLGSPATPPGAGHQTQVSGNHPGTQTLTQPLGSAQLAQTGSDLPIGLALPVGAGALLAGTVLYRRARASA, translated from the coding sequence ATGCGACAAGTCACCCGCAAGAGCCTGATGACAGTGGCGGCCGCGACCGGCGTGATCGCCGCGGCAGGAGGCGCCGCCCACGCCGACTCGGGCGCGAGCGGATCAAGCGCGAACTCTCCCGGCGTACTGTCGGGCAACACGGTGTCGGTGCCGGTGCACGTGCCGGTGAACGTGTGCGGCAACACCGTGGACGTCGTCGGGGTCCTGAACCCCGCGATGGGCAACAGCTGCGGCAAGGGCGGCGGCGCCGGAGCACAGGACGGCGGTCACCAGGGTCACGGAGACGGCGGACACGGCGACTCAGACTCCGCGGGCTCTGAGGGTTCGCACGCCGGCGGACACACCGGTGGCTCACCCGGCGTGGGCTCGGGCAACCACGTGGAGGCGCCGATCGACGTTCCGGTGAACGTCTGCGGCAACAGCGTCGACCTTATCGGCGTCGGCAACCCCGCCATGGACGACGACTGCGGAAACGGCTCCGGCGGCGGGCGGCACACCCCGCCCGGCGGCCACCAGACGCCGCCCGGATCGCCGGAACAGCCCGGCAACCCGGGCAACCCGGGCGACCCCGGCCACCCCGGTAACCCGGTGGAGCCCGGCCACCTCGGCTCCCCCGCCACCCCGCCCGGCGCGGGCCACCAGACGCAGGTCAGCGGCAACCACCCCGGTACCCAGACGCTCACCCAGCCCCTGGGCAGCGCGCAGCTCGCCCAGACCGGCAGCGACCTGCCGATCGGCCTGGCCCTCCCGGTGGGCGCCGGGGCGCTCCTGGCGGGCACGGTGCTCTACCGCAGGGCACGGGCCTCGGCCTAG
- the chpH gene encoding chaplin ChpH encodes MIKKVVAAAAATGGLVLAGAGLAVADAGAQGAAVGSPDVLSGNVVQVPVHVPVNACGNTVSVIGLLNPAFGNTCINK; translated from the coding sequence ATGATCAAGAAGGTCGTCGCCGCTGCCGCTGCCACTGGTGGCCTGGTTCTCGCGGGCGCGGGGCTTGCCGTCGCCGATGCGGGTGCTCAGGGTGCTGCTGTGGGCTCCCCGGATGTTCTGTCCGGCAACGTCGTCCAGGTTCCCGTGCACGTGCCGGTGAACGCCTGCGGCAACACGGTCTCCGTGATCGGGCTGCTGAACCCCGCCTTCGGTAACACCTGCATCAACAAGTGA
- a CDS encoding M20/M25/M40 family metallo-hydrolase, with product MSDTDTARGVTGEDEVVDLCRELIRIDTSNYGDHSGPGERKAAEYVAEKLAEVGLEPQIFESHPGRASTVARIAGEDPSRPALLIHGHTDVVPANAQDWTHHPFSGEVADGCVWGRGAVDMKDMDAMTLAVVRDRLRSGRRPPRDIVLAFLADEEAGGKFGARYLVDHHPELFEGVTEAISEVGGFSFTVSEQRRLYLIQTAEKGMHWMKLTVAGTAGHGSMIHRDNAITELSEAVARLGRHTFPVRVTKTTRAFLDELGDALGTELDPEDMEGTLARLGGIAKLIGATLSNTANPTQLGAGYKVNVIPGEATAHVDGRFLPGFEEEFLTDLDKILGPKVKREDVHSDKAVETTFDGALVDAMQSALVAEDPAAKAIPYMLSGGTDAKSFDELGIRGFGFAPLKLPPELDFAGMFHGVDERVPVDGLKFGVRVLDRFIDAS from the coding sequence GTGAGCGACACGGACACGGCCAGGGGCGTCACCGGCGAGGACGAGGTCGTGGACCTCTGCCGCGAGCTGATCCGGATCGACACCAGCAACTACGGCGACCACTCGGGCCCGGGTGAGCGCAAGGCGGCCGAGTACGTCGCGGAGAAGCTCGCCGAGGTGGGCCTCGAACCGCAGATTTTCGAGTCGCACCCCGGTCGCGCCTCCACGGTCGCCAGGATCGCCGGCGAGGACCCGTCCAGGCCCGCGCTGCTGATCCACGGACACACCGACGTGGTGCCGGCCAACGCGCAGGACTGGACCCACCACCCCTTCTCCGGCGAGGTCGCCGACGGGTGCGTGTGGGGGCGGGGCGCCGTCGACATGAAGGACATGGACGCGATGACCCTGGCGGTCGTCCGGGACCGCCTGCGCAGTGGGCGCAGGCCGCCCCGCGACATCGTCCTCGCGTTCCTCGCCGACGAGGAGGCGGGCGGCAAGTTCGGCGCCCGGTACCTCGTCGACCACCACCCGGAGCTCTTCGAGGGCGTGACCGAGGCGATCAGCGAGGTCGGCGGCTTCTCCTTCACGGTGAGCGAGCAGCGGCGGCTCTACCTGATCCAGACGGCCGAGAAGGGCATGCACTGGATGAAGCTGACGGTGGCCGGCACCGCCGGGCACGGCTCGATGATCCACCGGGACAACGCCATCACCGAACTGTCGGAGGCGGTCGCGCGGCTCGGACGGCACACGTTCCCGGTCCGGGTCACCAAGACCACCCGCGCCTTCCTCGACGAGCTCGGCGACGCGCTGGGTACCGAGCTGGACCCGGAGGACATGGAGGGCACGCTCGCCCGGCTCGGCGGCATCGCCAAGCTCATCGGCGCGACCCTCAGCAACACCGCCAATCCCACCCAGCTCGGCGCGGGCTACAAGGTCAACGTCATCCCGGGCGAGGCCACCGCGCACGTCGACGGGCGCTTCCTGCCCGGCTTCGAGGAGGAGTTCCTCACCGACCTCGACAAGATCCTCGGGCCCAAGGTCAAGCGGGAGGACGTGCACTCCGACAAGGCCGTGGAGACGACCTTCGACGGGGCGCTGGTGGACGCCATGCAGTCCGCGCTGGTCGCCGAGGACCCCGCCGCCAAGGCGATCCCGTACATGCTCTCCGGCGGCACCGACGCCAAGTCCTTCGACGAGCTCGGCATCCGCGGCTTCGGTTTCGCGCCGCTGAAGCTGCCCCCGGAGCTGGACTTCGCCGGGATGTTCCACGGTGTCGACGAGCGGGTGCCCGTGGACGGGCTGAAGTTCGGCGTGCGGGTGCTCGACCGTTTCATCGACGCGAGTTGA
- a CDS encoding Pls/PosA family non-ribosomal peptide synthetase yields MAAIHESSALGLLNEELSAEIREQFGHTARFSGGPAASPRTLVDVFDASVRSYPDELALDDGTTRLTYRALAVEVERLRRRLAEAGVGLGDRVGIRVPSGTNDLYVAILAVLAAGGAYVPVDAEDPDERAELVFGEAEVRAVVGAGHELTVHGRCDSPAARPGIEHDAWIIFTSGSTGRPKGVAVSHRSAAAFVDAEAALFLTDDPIGPADRVMAGLSVAFDASCEEMWLAWRYGACLVPVPRSQVRSGADLGPWLVEQEITVVSTVPTLAALWEPETLNDVRLLIFGGEACPPELAQRLVTEGREVWNTYGPTEATVVACASLMSGEEPIRIGLPLDGWELAVVDEAGDPVPMGASGQLVIGGVGLARYLDAEKDAEKYAPLKSLGWQRAYRSGDLVKAEPEGLVFLGRADEQIKLGGRRIELGEVDAALQALPGVAGAAAAVRTARSGNQLLVGYVVTQDGWDHAAAVKKLRAELPAALVPLIAPVADLPTRTSGKVDRNALPWPLEGLETGGPAEELYGTEAWLAEQWAEVLGIPVCGARDDFFAIGGSSLAAAQLTTRLRTRYPSAAVLDIYQQPTLRKLARHLEESAQDDGAARVIAPVPLKAQVIQLLVLLPLFTLLGLRWLVPLAALGNVLPYSWLPGTSWWLVGAGALLLFSPPGRLAIAAGGARVLLRTVQPGRYPRGGSVHLRLWTAERLAEFTGATSLTGSWLERYARALGARIGPDVDLHSLPPVTGMLKLGRGAAVESEVDLSGWWLDGDRLEIGQVKVGAHAVVGTRSILFPGARVGKRAEVAPGSAVTGQIPTGQRWAGAPAVKLGKAKRNWPKERPGRGTYWRVMYGLAGFSLSMLPVLAGGAAFLVARPFLAAHAPLKGAALALVPATLAFGLAYALLVLVAVRLLSLGLREGTYPTHSRVGWQAWTVTQLMDRSRETLFPLYAGLVTPVWLRLLGMRIGRGAEVSTVLALPSLTTVGEGAFLADDTLTAPYELGGGWVRVGRAEIGRRAFLGNSGMTAPGRTVPDGGLVGVLSATPKKAKKGTSYLGLPPVKLPRSAADSDQSRTYEPSAGLLWARGLVELCRIVPVFCSAWLAVLTVAALCVLGPWAWPLAGVVLLVAGASAGLVSMVAKWLLVGRHRSGEHPLWSGFVWRNELADTFVEVLAVPWLAGSVPGTPVLTAWLRGLGARIGKGVWVESYWLPETDLVTLEDAATVNRGCVLQTHLFHDRILRTDTVVLREGATLGPGGIVLPGSTIGARTTLGPASLVMAAESVPDDTRWLGNPIEAWRP; encoded by the coding sequence ATGGCAGCGATACACGAGAGCAGTGCTCTCGGCCTGCTCAACGAAGAGCTCAGCGCAGAGATCCGCGAACAGTTCGGCCACACCGCCCGTTTCTCCGGGGGCCCGGCCGCCTCCCCGCGCACGCTCGTCGACGTCTTCGACGCATCCGTACGGTCCTACCCCGACGAGCTCGCCCTGGACGACGGGACCACCCGGCTCACCTACCGTGCGCTGGCTGTCGAGGTGGAGCGGCTGCGGCGGCGGCTCGCCGAGGCCGGGGTCGGGCTCGGCGACCGGGTCGGCATCCGGGTACCGTCCGGCACCAACGACCTGTACGTCGCGATCCTCGCCGTGCTGGCGGCGGGCGGCGCGTACGTCCCCGTCGACGCCGAGGACCCCGACGAGCGGGCCGAGCTGGTGTTCGGGGAGGCGGAGGTCCGGGCCGTGGTCGGCGCCGGGCACGAGCTGACCGTCCACGGGCGCTGCGACTCCCCCGCCGCCCGGCCCGGCATCGAGCACGACGCGTGGATCATCTTCACCTCCGGCTCCACCGGCAGGCCCAAGGGGGTCGCCGTCTCGCACCGCAGCGCGGCCGCCTTCGTGGACGCCGAGGCCGCCCTGTTCCTCACCGACGATCCCATCGGTCCCGCTGACAGGGTCATGGCGGGGCTGTCGGTCGCCTTCGACGCGTCCTGCGAGGAGATGTGGCTGGCCTGGCGGTACGGCGCCTGTCTGGTGCCGGTGCCGCGTTCGCAGGTCAGGAGCGGGGCCGATCTCGGGCCCTGGCTGGTCGAGCAGGAGATCACCGTCGTCTCCACGGTGCCGACGCTCGCCGCGCTGTGGGAGCCCGAGACCCTCAACGACGTACGGCTGCTGATCTTCGGCGGTGAGGCCTGCCCGCCCGAACTGGCACAGCGGCTGGTGACGGAGGGGCGCGAGGTGTGGAACACCTACGGGCCCACCGAGGCGACCGTGGTGGCCTGTGCCTCGCTGATGAGCGGCGAGGAGCCGATCCGGATCGGGCTGCCGCTGGACGGCTGGGAGCTGGCCGTCGTCGACGAGGCCGGGGACCCCGTGCCGATGGGCGCGAGCGGGCAGCTGGTGATCGGCGGGGTCGGGCTGGCGCGGTACCTGGACGCCGAGAAGGACGCGGAGAAGTACGCGCCGCTGAAGTCGCTGGGCTGGCAGCGGGCGTACCGCAGCGGTGACCTGGTGAAGGCGGAGCCCGAGGGGCTCGTCTTCCTCGGCCGGGCCGACGAGCAGATCAAGCTCGGGGGCCGGCGGATCGAGCTGGGTGAGGTCGACGCGGCTCTCCAGGCCCTGCCCGGCGTCGCGGGAGCGGCCGCCGCCGTCCGCACCGCCCGCAGCGGCAACCAGCTCCTCGTCGGGTACGTCGTCACGCAGGACGGCTGGGACCACGCCGCGGCCGTGAAGAAGCTGCGGGCCGAACTGCCCGCCGCGCTCGTGCCGTTGATCGCCCCCGTCGCCGACCTGCCGACGCGGACCTCCGGCAAGGTGGACCGCAACGCGCTGCCCTGGCCGCTCGAGGGGCTCGAAACGGGCGGCCCCGCGGAGGAGTTGTACGGCACCGAGGCCTGGCTCGCCGAGCAGTGGGCGGAAGTCCTCGGCATCCCGGTCTGCGGTGCCCGCGACGACTTCTTCGCGATCGGCGGCAGCAGCCTGGCCGCCGCCCAGTTGACCACCCGGCTGCGCACCCGCTACCCGAGCGCGGCCGTCCTCGACATCTACCAGCAGCCCACGCTGCGGAAGTTGGCCCGCCACCTGGAGGAGTCCGCGCAGGACGACGGGGCGGCGCGGGTGATCGCACCGGTGCCGCTCAAGGCCCAGGTGATCCAACTCCTCGTCCTGCTCCCCCTGTTCACGCTGCTCGGGCTGCGCTGGCTGGTGCCGCTCGCCGCGCTCGGGAACGTCCTGCCGTACTCCTGGCTGCCGGGCACCTCGTGGTGGCTGGTGGGGGCCGGTGCCCTGCTGCTGTTCAGCCCGCCAGGACGGCTGGCGATCGCAGCGGGCGGGGCGCGCGTGCTGCTGCGCACGGTGCAGCCCGGCCGCTACCCCCGCGGTGGCAGCGTGCACCTGCGGCTGTGGACGGCCGAGCGGCTCGCCGAGTTCACCGGAGCGACCTCGCTGACCGGCTCCTGGCTGGAGCGGTACGCGCGGGCGCTGGGCGCCAGGATCGGCCCGGACGTGGATCTGCACTCGCTGCCGCCGGTCACCGGCATGCTCAAACTGGGCCGGGGCGCGGCCGTCGAGTCCGAGGTGGACCTGTCCGGCTGGTGGCTGGACGGCGACCGGCTGGAGATCGGCCAGGTCAAGGTGGGCGCGCACGCCGTCGTCGGCACGCGCAGCATCCTCTTCCCCGGCGCCCGGGTCGGCAAGCGGGCCGAGGTGGCGCCGGGCTCGGCGGTCACCGGGCAGATCCCGACCGGTCAGCGCTGGGCGGGCGCTCCCGCGGTCAAGCTGGGCAAGGCCAAGCGCAACTGGCCGAAGGAGCGGCCGGGGCGGGGGACGTACTGGCGGGTGATGTACGGCCTGGCCGGCTTCTCCCTGAGCATGCTCCCGGTGCTGGCGGGTGGCGCGGCCTTCCTGGTCGCGCGTCCGTTCCTCGCCGCCCACGCGCCCCTGAAGGGCGCCGCCCTGGCCCTCGTCCCGGCCACGCTCGCCTTCGGGCTGGCGTACGCGCTGCTCGTCCTGGTCGCCGTACGACTGCTGAGCCTGGGGCTGCGCGAGGGGACGTATCCGACGCACAGCAGGGTCGGGTGGCAGGCGTGGACCGTCACACAGCTGATGGACCGCTCGCGCGAGACGCTGTTCCCGCTGTACGCCGGGCTGGTCACGCCGGTGTGGCTGCGGCTGCTCGGGATGCGGATCGGACGCGGTGCGGAGGTGTCGACGGTGCTCGCGCTGCCGAGCCTGACGACGGTCGGCGAGGGCGCGTTCCTGGCCGACGACACGCTGACCGCGCCGTACGAGCTGGGTGGCGGCTGGGTCAGGGTCGGGCGCGCGGAGATCGGGCGGCGGGCGTTCCTCGGCAACTCCGGGATGACCGCGCCGGGGCGGACCGTGCCGGACGGCGGGCTGGTGGGCGTGCTGTCGGCCACGCCGAAGAAGGCGAAGAAGGGCACGTCGTATCTGGGCCTGCCGCCGGTGAAACTGCCGCGCAGTGCGGCCGACAGCGACCAGAGCCGGACGTACGAGCCCTCGGCGGGGCTGCTGTGGGCGCGCGGTCTGGTGGAGCTGTGCCGGATCGTGCCCGTGTTCTGCTCGGCGTGGCTGGCCGTGCTGACGGTGGCCGCGCTGTGTGTGCTCGGGCCGTGGGCCTGGCCGCTGGCGGGAGTGGTGCTGCTCGTGGCCGGTGCGTCGGCGGGGCTGGTGTCGATGGTCGCGAAGTGGCTGCTCGTGGGGCGGCACCGCAGTGGGGAGCACCCGCTGTGGAGCGGCTTCGTGTGGCGCAACGAGCTCGCGGACACCTTCGTCGAGGTGCTCGCGGTGCCGTGGCTGGCGGGTTCCGTGCCCGGTACGCCGGTGCTGACGGCGTGGCTCAGGGGGCTCGGCGCGCGGATCGGCAAGGGCGTCTGGGTGGAGAGCTACTGGCTGCCGGAGACAGATCTGGTGACCCTGGAGGACGCGGCGACCGTGAACCGCGGCTGTGTGCTCCAGACCCACCTCTTCCACGACCGGATCTTGCGGACGGATACTGTTGTTCTCCGTGAGGGTGCCACGCTGGGCCCTGGCGGGATCGTGCTGCCCGGCAGCACGATCGGGGCCCGCACCACGCTGGGCCCCGCGTCGCTCGTCATGGCCGCGGAGTCCGTCCCGGACGACACCCGTTGGCTCGGCAACCCGATCGAGGCATGGCGGCCCTGA
- a CDS encoding M1 family metallopeptidase, protein MAVQQAAGPDPYFPDHGDARYRVHRYELALDYRPGPNRLAGSARINAIAGRSPLAEFMLNLSDFKIGRVRVDGRQARYTHRGGKLRVRPAKPIRAGAAFTVEVHWSGNPKPVGSPWGGLGWEELEDGALVASQPIGAPSWYPCNDRPADKASYQISITTPSAYAVVAGGRLLTRTTKASTTTWVYEQAAPTSSYLVGLSIGKYQTVLLGDPGPGGVPQHGHIPAHLLPEFSRDFARQPRMMELFQELFGPYPFDEYAVVVTEEELDVPVEAQGLSLFGANHVDGARGWERLVAHELAHQWFGNSVSIADWRHIWLNEGFAKYAEWLWSERSGGRTAQQLAAAAHRLLSSLPQDLRLADPGRKSMFDDRLYERGGLTVHAVRCAMGDEAFFRMLRGWAGLHRGGAVTTTTFTAHVNRFADEPLNDLFDAWVNRAALPPLPTLIPARPAHPPTNAGSA, encoded by the coding sequence GTGGCAGTTCAGCAGGCGGCGGGTCCGGACCCGTACTTCCCGGACCACGGTGACGCCCGGTACCGGGTGCACCGCTACGAGCTCGCCCTGGACTACCGTCCGGGCCCGAACCGCCTGGCCGGGAGCGCCCGGATCAACGCCATAGCGGGGCGCTCGCCGCTCGCCGAGTTCATGCTCAACCTGTCCGACTTCAAGATCGGCCGGGTGCGGGTGGACGGCCGGCAGGCGCGCTACACGCACCGGGGCGGGAAGCTGCGGGTCCGGCCCGCGAAGCCCATCAGGGCAGGTGCCGCCTTCACCGTCGAGGTGCACTGGTCGGGCAACCCCAAGCCGGTCGGCAGCCCTTGGGGCGGGCTCGGCTGGGAGGAGCTGGAGGACGGGGCGCTGGTCGCGAGCCAGCCGATCGGGGCGCCGTCCTGGTATCCGTGCAACGACCGGCCCGCGGACAAGGCGTCGTACCAGATCTCGATCACCACGCCGTCGGCGTACGCGGTGGTGGCGGGCGGCAGGCTGCTGACCCGTACGACCAAGGCGTCCACGACGACCTGGGTGTACGAGCAGGCCGCGCCCACGTCCAGCTATCTCGTCGGGCTGTCGATCGGCAAGTACCAGACGGTGCTGCTCGGTGACCCGGGCCCTGGCGGGGTGCCGCAGCACGGGCACATCCCGGCGCATCTGCTCCCGGAGTTCTCCCGGGACTTCGCGCGGCAGCCGCGGATGATGGAGCTGTTCCAGGAGCTGTTCGGGCCGTATCCGTTCGACGAGTACGCGGTGGTCGTCACGGAGGAGGAGCTCGATGTGCCCGTGGAGGCCCAGGGGTTGTCGCTCTTCGGCGCCAACCACGTGGACGGTGCCCGGGGTTGGGAGCGGCTGGTCGCGCACGAGCTGGCGCACCAGTGGTTCGGAAACAGTGTGTCCATCGCGGACTGGCGGCACATCTGGCTGAACGAGGGGTTCGCCAAGTACGCCGAGTGGCTGTGGTCGGAGCGCTCGGGGGGCCGTACCGCGCAGCAACTGGCCGCTGCGGCACACCGGTTGCTGTCCTCGCTCCCTCAGGACCTGCGCCTGGCCGACCCGGGCCGCAAGTCGATGTTCGACGACCGGCTCTACGAGCGCGGCGGGCTCACCGTGCACGCGGTGCGCTGCGCGATGGGTGACGAGGCGTTCTTCCGGATGCTGCGCGGCTGGGCGGGGCTGCACCGGGGCGGGGCCGTGACCACGACGACCTTCACGGCCCATGTCAACCGGTTCGCGGACGAGCCCTTGAACGACCTGTTCGACGCCTGGGTGAACCGGGCGGCGCTGCCGCCGCTGCCCACGCTGATTCCGGCACGGCCCGCGCACCCGCCCACCAACGCCGGGTCGGCGTAG